The proteins below are encoded in one region of Bacillus vallismortis:
- a CDS encoding GGDEF domain-containing protein has translation MLKELFVNLTILITFNYLFTHLFKERLVHKKDSIFFQAVKGLACGLLGVILMFFGLEYQHSIIDLRHIPIMIAALYGSWVSTATALVVIAAGRMLITMNTSAIFSMIIICIAAIPPLIVSRRKKVQLKHAFYLLMITNSMISFFFYFLIDLHSYELHLYFWVTSLAGGMLSLYIIEHETNAHLLFKQYKFQAHFDFLTGIYNRRKFEDITQSLYEQAANTPHFQFALIYIDIDHFKTINDQYGHHEGDQVLKELGSRLKLSIRNTDPAARIGGEEFAVLLPNCTLDKAVRIAKRIRRNVSDTPIALTNGEELSVTISLGTAHYPNNTKRPESLPILADQMLYKAKETGRNKVCFSEKKE, from the coding sequence TTGCTGAAAGAGCTGTTTGTAAACTTGACCATTTTAATCACATTTAATTATCTCTTCACCCACCTGTTTAAAGAAAGGTTAGTGCATAAAAAAGACAGCATATTCTTCCAAGCTGTTAAAGGACTGGCCTGCGGTTTGCTCGGGGTTATTCTGATGTTTTTCGGATTGGAATACCAGCATTCAATCATTGATCTTCGACATATCCCTATTATGATTGCCGCTCTTTATGGAAGCTGGGTTTCAACGGCAACGGCTTTGGTTGTGATTGCCGCAGGCCGTATGCTGATTACGATGAATACTTCTGCGATATTTTCGATGATTATCATTTGTATCGCTGCCATCCCGCCACTCATTGTTTCTAGAAGAAAAAAAGTTCAATTAAAACATGCTTTCTATCTTTTAATGATCACAAACAGTATGATCTCCTTTTTCTTTTATTTTCTTATAGATCTGCATTCATATGAACTTCACTTATATTTTTGGGTCACCTCATTAGCGGGCGGCATGCTCAGTTTATACATTATTGAGCATGAAACAAATGCACATCTGCTTTTTAAGCAATATAAATTTCAAGCGCACTTTGACTTTTTGACGGGCATATATAACCGAAGAAAATTTGAAGACATCACACAATCCCTGTATGAACAGGCGGCCAATACCCCGCATTTTCAATTTGCGCTGATTTATATAGATATCGACCACTTTAAAACCATCAATGACCAGTACGGACATCACGAAGGAGATCAGGTGCTGAAAGAGCTGGGGTCTCGTCTGAAGCTGAGCATCCGAAACACTGATCCTGCCGCACGGATTGGCGGCGAAGAATTCGCCGTGCTCCTGCCAAACTGTACGCTTGATAAAGCAGTCAGAATCGCGAAACGGATCAGGCGCAATGTCAGTGATACACCGATTGCATTAACAAATGGCGAAGAACTGTCAGTTACGATATCACTGGGAACCGCTCATTACCCCAATAATACGAAGCGTCCTGAATCTCTGCCGATTCTTGCCGATCAAATGCTTTACAAAGCGAAAGAAACAGGGCGGAACAAAGTATGTTTCTCAGAAAAAAAAGAATGA
- a CDS encoding MetQ/NlpA family ABC transporter substrate-binding protein — MKKWLICSFVFILLVSFTACSPSAEHESIKIGIAESDEAIWNYIAEKAEEAGLDIELIFFSDYAESDIALANKEIDANALQTISYFRSFTEKYKHKLAPLGTTYITPMGIYSKRFGSIQDIPRGAVVSVPDKAFDFGRALTVLQGAGLLTLKNGFNGTGSADMIKNNPRHLKLKAVRHQDAVRSADVFVMKPSEAKKAGLQTGKHAIKSGGFMSEEEMNLIVVRTEDQDREALQTILELYQADDTAVLIEKEYQGDLVPAFLPLKRLSDWKNEFVH, encoded by the coding sequence ATGAAAAAGTGGCTTATATGCAGTTTTGTTTTTATTCTGCTCGTTTCATTCACTGCATGCTCACCGTCGGCAGAACATGAATCGATAAAAATCGGTATTGCTGAGTCTGACGAGGCAATATGGAATTATATTGCCGAGAAGGCAGAAGAGGCGGGACTGGATATTGAACTGATCTTTTTTTCTGATTATGCGGAGTCTGATATCGCGCTTGCCAACAAAGAAATTGATGCCAATGCCTTGCAAACCATTTCATATTTTCGGTCGTTCACTGAAAAATACAAACATAAGCTGGCGCCGCTTGGCACAACATACATAACGCCTATGGGCATTTATTCAAAACGATTTGGCTCAATTCAAGATATACCGCGCGGAGCTGTGGTGTCTGTTCCGGATAAAGCGTTCGATTTTGGCAGGGCGCTTACGGTGCTTCAGGGGGCGGGATTGCTAACGCTGAAAAACGGATTTAACGGAACAGGTTCAGCCGATATGATCAAAAACAATCCGAGACACCTGAAATTGAAGGCAGTCCGGCATCAGGATGCTGTGAGAAGCGCCGACGTGTTTGTCATGAAACCTTCTGAAGCCAAAAAAGCGGGGCTGCAGACGGGAAAACATGCCATAAAGAGCGGCGGGTTCATGTCTGAGGAAGAGATGAATTTGATTGTCGTCAGAACTGAGGATCAGGATCGGGAAGCACTGCAAACCATTCTCGAGCTCTATCAAGCTGATGATACAGCGGTATTGATAGAAAAAGAATATCAGGGGGACCTTGTCCCGGCTTTTCTGCCTTTGAAACGTCTTTCAGATTGGAAGAATGAATTCGTACATTGA
- the cspB gene encoding cold shock-like protein CspB, with the protein MLEGKVKWFNSEKGFGFIEVEGQDDVFVHFSAIQGEGFKTLEEGQAVSFEIVEGNRGPQAANVTKEA; encoded by the coding sequence ATGTTAGAAGGTAAAGTAAAATGGTTCAACTCTGAAAAAGGTTTCGGATTCATCGAAGTAGAAGGTCAAGACGATGTATTCGTTCATTTCTCTGCTATTCAAGGCGAAGGCTTCAAAACTTTAGAAGAAGGCCAAGCTGTTTCTTTTGAAATCGTTGAAGGAAACCGCGGACCACAAGCTGCTAACGTTACTAAAGAAGCGTAA
- a CDS encoding ABC transporter permease: MLNLIYNEWVKIFSRAGTWVMIGILALTMIGWAFLTNHFTSDEANPKWKQTLQAENAALKKEIKEDPSLKDGYEETITVNNYRIEHNIPDDAGYTVWSYVTDSAGFTILTGLFTIIIAAGIVANEFNWGTIKLLMIRPLSRFQILLSKYITVLLFGFLLLFILFMGSALLGLIFFGTGGDTAANVHLIYRDGHVIEQNMMGYLAKTYLSESVAALMIATMAFMLSAVFRNSSLAVGFSIFLLVTGTTATAFIALKFDWAKYILFANVSLMQYVEGSPLVEGMTMTFSIVILAVYFVVFLLLAFGIFMKRDIAN; encoded by the coding sequence ATGCTTAATTTGATTTATAATGAATGGGTCAAAATTTTCAGCCGTGCCGGAACATGGGTGATGATCGGGATTCTGGCTTTAACAATGATTGGCTGGGCGTTTTTAACAAACCACTTTACATCCGATGAAGCAAATCCGAAATGGAAACAAACGCTTCAAGCGGAAAATGCCGCATTGAAGAAAGAAATCAAAGAAGATCCTTCACTGAAAGATGGCTATGAAGAAACAATTACAGTCAACAACTATCGTATTGAACATAACATCCCTGATGACGCAGGGTATACTGTTTGGTCTTATGTAACGGATTCAGCGGGTTTTACGATCCTCACCGGTCTATTCACCATTATTATCGCAGCCGGAATTGTCGCGAACGAATTTAATTGGGGAACGATTAAGCTGTTAATGATCCGGCCGCTCAGCCGTTTTCAAATCTTACTCTCTAAATATATTACAGTTCTCCTGTTTGGGTTTTTATTGCTGTTTATTTTATTTATGGGGTCTGCTTTATTAGGGCTGATCTTCTTCGGGACAGGCGGGGACACTGCTGCGAATGTTCATTTAATCTACAGAGACGGCCATGTCATTGAGCAAAACATGATGGGATATTTGGCGAAAACGTATCTCTCAGAATCCGTTGCAGCTTTAATGATCGCAACGATGGCGTTTATGCTGTCGGCTGTCTTTAGAAACAGCTCTCTAGCAGTAGGCTTTTCCATCTTTTTGTTGGTAACGGGTACGACAGCCACTGCATTTATTGCGTTGAAATTTGACTGGGCGAAGTATATTTTATTTGCCAATGTTAGTTTAATGCAATATGTAGAGGGCTCACCGTTGGTAGAAGGGATGACAATGACTTTCTCCATTGTGATACTGGCAGTTTACTTTGTTGTCTTTTTACTGCTTGCTTTTGGAATCTTCATGAAACGGGATATTGCGAACTAA
- a CDS encoding ABC transporter ATP-binding protein gives MKTVLELKNVTKNIRGRTIIDHLSFSIREGEVFGFLGPNGAGKTTTIRMMVGLMKLSKGDVLICGQSITKEYAKAIKHIGAIVENPELYKFLSGYKNLQQYARMVKGVTKEKIDEVIELVGLTDRIHDKVKTYSLGMRQRLGLAQCLLHDPKVLILDEPTNGLDPAGIREIRDHLKKLTRERGMAVIVSSHLLSEMELMCDRIAILQKGKLIDIQNVKDDLTDEKDTYFFNVEQPNEAASVLKEYELVGKTNGIEVKLSKDEVPAAIELLVMQQIRIYEVKVKAKSLEDRFLEVTGEAKEEVQHA, from the coding sequence ATGAAGACAGTGTTGGAGTTAAAAAATGTAACAAAAAACATCAGAGGCCGAACGATTATTGATCATCTGAGTTTTTCGATTCGTGAAGGCGAAGTATTCGGTTTTTTGGGGCCGAACGGAGCAGGGAAAACGACGACCATCCGGATGATGGTGGGATTAATGAAACTATCAAAAGGTGATGTGCTTATTTGCGGCCAATCCATTACGAAAGAGTACGCCAAGGCGATTAAGCATATTGGGGCGATCGTAGAAAACCCAGAGCTGTATAAATTCTTAAGTGGATATAAAAATCTCCAGCAATACGCAAGGATGGTCAAGGGCGTTACGAAGGAAAAAATTGATGAAGTCATTGAACTAGTCGGTTTAACGGACAGAATCCATGACAAGGTGAAAACATATTCACTTGGGATGAGACAGCGTCTTGGCTTGGCGCAATGTCTTCTTCATGATCCGAAAGTGCTCATTTTGGATGAACCGACAAACGGCCTTGATCCGGCTGGAATCAGGGAAATCAGAGATCATTTAAAAAAACTGACGCGAGAAAGAGGAATGGCTGTCATCGTTTCAAGCCACCTGCTTTCAGAAATGGAATTGATGTGTGACCGAATTGCGATTTTGCAAAAAGGGAAGCTTATCGATATTCAAAATGTAAAAGATGATCTCACTGATGAAAAAGATACATATTTCTTCAACGTTGAGCAGCCGAATGAAGCCGCTTCTGTTCTAAAGGAGTATGAGTTGGTTGGCAAGACAAACGGTATAGAAGTCAAATTGTCTAAAGACGAAGTTCCTGCGGCCATTGAATTGCTGGTGATGCAGCAAATCCGGATTTATGAAGTAAAAGTAAAGGCTAAATCATTAGAGGACCGTTTCTTAGAAGTAACAGGTGAAGCAAAAGAGGAGGTTCAACATGCTTAA